The following are encoded together in the Glycine soja cultivar W05 chromosome 5, ASM419377v2, whole genome shotgun sequence genome:
- the LOC114412515 gene encoding tubulin alpha-3 chain-like — protein MRECISIHIGQAGIQVGNACWELYCLEHGIQPDGQMPSDKTVGGGDDAFNTFFSETGAGKHVPRAIFVDLEPTVIDEVRTGTYRQLFHPEQLISGKEDAANNFARGHYTIGKEIVELCLDRIRKLADNCTGLQGFLVFNAVGGGTGSGLGSLLLERLSVDYGKKSKLGFTVYPSPQVSTSVVEPYNSVLSTHSLLEHTDVAVLLDNEAIYDICRRSLDIERPTYTNLNRLVSQVISSLTASLRFDGALNVDVNEFQTNLVPYPRIHFMLSSYAPVISAEKAHHEQLSVGEITNSAFEPSSMMAKCDPRHGKYMACCLMYRGDVVPKDVNAAVGIIKTKRTIQFVDWCPTGFKCGINYQPPTVVPGGDLAKVQRAVCMISNSTSVVEVFSRIDHKFDLMYAKRAFVHWYVGEGMEEGEFSEAREDLAALEKDYEEVGAEATEDGDEGEDYD, from the exons ATGAGAGAGTGCATTTCAATCCACATCGGCCAGGCCGGGATTCAGGTTGGAAACGCCTGCTGGGAGCTTTACTGCCTCGAACACGGCATTCAG CCTGATGGGCAGATGCCAAGTGACAAGACCGTTGGTGGAGGTGATGATGCTTTCAACACCTTCTTCAGTGAAACTGGGGCAGGAAAGCACGTGCCCCGCGCGATTTTTGTAGATCTTGAGCCCACTGTGATTGATGAGGTTAGGACTGGGACATACCGCCAACTATTCCATCCTGAGCAGCTCATTAGTGGAAAGGAGGATGCAGCAAACAACTTTGCCCGTGGCCACTATACCA TTGGAAAGGAGATTGTTGAGCTTTGCTTGGACCGCATCAGAAAGCTTGCTGACAACTGCACAGGTCTCCAAGGTTTTCTGGTTTTCAATGCTGTGGGTGGGGGAACTGGCTCTGGACTTGGTTCCCTTTTGCTGGAACGCCTTTCAGTGGACTATGGCAAGAAGTCCAAGCTTGGTTTCACTGTCTATCCTTCACCCCAAGTTTCGACCTCTGTTGTTGAGCCTTACAACAGTGTCCTCTCCACTCATTCTCTTCTTGAGCACACTGATGTGGCTGTCCTGCTCGACAATGAAGCCATTTATGACATCTGCAGGCGTTCACTGGACATTGAGAGGCCAACCTACACCAACCTTAATCGTTTAGTTTCTCAG GTGATATCATCACTGACTGCTTCCCTGAGGTTTGATGGAGCCTTGAATGTTGATGTCAATGAATTCCAGACCAACCTTGTGCCATACCCCAGGATTCATTTTATGCTTTCATCTTATGCTCCTGTAATTTCAGCCGAGAAGGCTCACCATGAGCAGCTATCAGTTGGTGAAATCACCAACAGTGCATTCGAGCCATCATCTATGATGGCCAAGTGTGATCCCCGCCATGGCAAATACATGGCGTGCTGTCTCATGTACAGAGGTGACGTAGTGCCTAAAGATGTTAATGCAGCTGTTGGAATTATCAAGACCAAGCGCACTATTCAATTTGTTGACTGGTGCCCCACCGGGTTCAAGTGTGGAATCAATTACCAGCCTCCGACTGTTGTTCCAGGTGGTGATCTTGCCAAGGTTCAGAGGGCCGTGTGCATGATCTCCAATTCCACCAGTGTTGTTGAGGTCTTCTCTCGCATCGACCACAAATTTGACCTCATGTATGCCAAGAGGGCGTTCGTTCATTGGTATGTTGGTGAGGGTATGGAAGAGGGGGAGTTCTCTGAGGCCCGTGAAGATCTTGCTGCCCTGGAGAAGGATTATGAGGAAGTTGGTGCAGAGGCAACTGAAGATGGTGATGAAGGAGAGGATTATGATTAG